The nucleotide window CAGCTGGCTGTCCCAAGCGCGCGTCATCAGTTCGGCCTTGGCCACGGGCGGCGTGGGCGATTCGCGGATGATGCGGATGAAATCGTCGATGTTGGCCAGCGCCACTGCCAGGCCTTCCAGCACGTGGCCGCGCTCGCGTGCCTTGCGCAGCTCGAACACGGTGCGCCGCGTCACCACCTCACGGCGGTGCTGCAGGAACACGGCGATCAATTCCTTCAGGTTGCACAGCTTGGGCTGGCCATCGACCAGCGCCACCATGTTCATGCCGAAGGTGTCCTGCAGCTGCGTTTGCTTGTACAGGTTGTTCAGCACCACCTCGGGCACTTCGCCGCGCTTGAGTTCGATCACCAGGCGCATGCCGGACTTGTCCGACTCGTCCTGGATGTGGCTGATGCCTTCGAGTTTCTTCTCGTGTACCAACTCGGCCATGCGCTCCTGCAGCGTCTTCTTGTTCACCTGGTAGGGCAGCTCATCCACGATGATGGCTTGGCGCTGGCCTTTGTCGATGTCCTCGAAGTGCACTTTCGCTCGCATCACCACCTTGCCGCGTCCCGTGCGGTAGCCATCTTTCACGCCGTTGATGCCGTAAATGATGCCCGCCGTGGGGAAATCGGGCGCCGGGATAATTTCCATCAACTCGTCGATCGACGCTTCGGGGTGGCGCAGCATGTGCAAGCAGGCGTCTACCACTTCGTTGAGGTTGTGCGGCGGGATATTGGTTGCCATGCCCACGGCAATGCCTGCCGAGCCGTTGACCAACAGGTTGGGCAGCCGCGTGGGCAGCACCAGTGGTTCCTTTTCACTGCCGTCGTAGTTGGGGCCGAAATCGACGGTCTCCTTGTCGATGTCAGCCAGCATTTCATGGGCAATTTTCGACAGGCGGATTTCCGTGTAGCGCATGGCGGCAGCGTTGTCGCCATCGACGGAGCCGAAGTTGCCCTGGCCATCGACCAGCATGTGGCGCAGCGAGAAATCCTGGGCCATGCGCACGATGGTGTCGTACACCGCGATGTCGCCGTGCGGGTGGTATTTACCGATGACATCGCCGACGATACGCGCCGATTTCTTGTAAGGGCGGTTCCAGTCGTTGTTCAGCTCGTGCATGGCGTACAGCACACGCCGGTGCACGGGCTTGAGGCCATCGCGCGCGTCGGGTAGCGCACGGCCCACGATCACGCTCATGGCGTAATCGAGATAGCTGCGGCGCATCTCCTCTTCGAGGCTGATGGGCAGGGTTTCTTTGGCAAACTGGGTCATGAAAGACGGTGCAATCGACGCGGGTAAAAGGCCATTTTAGAGGGAAGCGCATGTGGCGACTGCGCAACATATGGCGCCGAATGCGCTTTTGTCTTACGTGGCGCGCCTGGAGTGGTCACGTTTTCCGCTGTTACGTATGGCACAATCGTTTCAGCGTTTTTGGTGATGGTCACTGACAACGTCCCCCAACGTTACTCAATTTCGCAGCGCGGCTGCGGCTTTTTTCCCCAAGAGGAGAACCATGAAGAAACTCAACAAAGTGGCGATGTTGTTTGCCTCCGCCGTGATCGCAACCGCTGCTGGCGCTCAAACCGTCGACAACTGGAAGAACGGCTCTGGCGAGCTGGTCTGGAAGAACGGCACCAACGAACTGTGCTGGCGCGATGCCAACTGGACGCCCGCCACGGCAGCCGAAGGCTGCGACGGCGCGCTGGTCAAGGCTGCTGAGGCGCCGGCTCCGGTTGCTCAGCCTGCTCCCACGGCCAAGCCTGCTCCTGCTCCGGCACCCGCTCCGGTGGCTTCTTCCAAGGTGACCTACGCCGCTGACGCCTTCTTCGACTTCGACAAGGCTGTGCTGAAGCCCGAAGGCAAGGCCAAGCTGGATGATCTGGTCTCCAAGGTCAAGGACATCAACCTGGAAGTCATCATTGCCGTGGGTCACACCGACTCCATCGGCAGCGATGCCTACAACCAGAAGCTGTCGGTGCGCCGCGCCGAAGCTGTGAAGGCTTACCTGGTGTCCAAGGGCATCGAGAAGAACCGTGTGTACACCGAAGGCAAGGGCAAGAAGCAGCCCGTGGCCGACAACAAGACCAAGGAAGGCCGCGCCAAGAACCGTCGCGTGGAAATCGAAGTGGTCGGTACCCGCGCCGCCAAGTAATCTTCCCGATTACGAAAAAAGCCCCGGTGACGGGGCTTTTTTTATTTATGCCTGCATGGCAGGGCGTGCGTTTTTGAATGAATGGCTTGGATAGGAAGGAACAACAATGATGGAGATGACGGGCGATGTGATCGCCGAAGTGCGTGGACAGGTGGGCTGCATTACCCTGAACCGGCCCAAGGCGTTGAATGCCCTGTCGCTGGGCATGGTGCGCGATTTGATGGCGACGCTGCTGGCCTGGCGGAACGATCCCCGGGTGCTGGCCGTGGCGATTCGCGGCAGCAACAAGGAAGGGCCTTTCGGCGCATTTTGCGCGGGGGGGGATATCCGCTTTCTGCACCAGGCGGGCAGCCAGGGCAACCCGCAGATCGAGGATTTTTTCACCGAGGAATACGCGCTCAACCACCTGATCCACCAATACGGCAAGCCTTACATCGCCTTCATGGACGGCATTGTCATGGGTGGCGGCATGGGCATTTCCCAGGGGGGCAGTGTGCGTGTCGTGACCGAACGCACCAAGATGGCCATGCCGGAGACGGCTATCGGCCTGTTCCCTGATGTCGGTGGCGGCTATTTCCTCTCGCGCTGCCCGGGCCATGTGGGTGAGTGGCTGGCACTCACGGGCGAGACGATCGGTGCGGGCGATGCCGTGGCTTTCGGCCTGGCCGATGGCTGCATGCCTTCGGGCGAGCAGGCCGCGCTGTGGGAGCAATTGGGCAGCCAGAACTTTGCCGACGGCAAGGCCGTGGAGCACCTGGTTGCTTCCAAGTTCATAGCTGCTGACGCACAGCACACAAGTGCTAGAGCCGAAATTGACCAATATTTTGGTGCGGCCAGCGTGGCGGACATCGTGGCGGCGCTCGAAGCCTCCAGCAGTGCCTGGGCGCAAGCGGCTGCCGTGACCCTGCGCAAGCGCTCGCCGCTGATGCTGTACGTGGTGCTGGAGCAGATCCGCCGCGCGCGCGGCATCGGCTTGGCCGCCGACCTGCGCATGGAGCGCGACATGGTGCGCCACTGCTTCCACCTGCGCCCAGGCCAGAGCGAAACCCTGGAAGGGATACGCGCGCTGGCGGTGGACAAGGACCACAGCCCGAAGTGGCAGCCGGCACGGATCGAGGACGTGACGCCTGCCATGTGGCAGCCTTTCTTCGACAGCCCCTGGCCGGCCCACGCGCACCCCCTGGCGGACCTGGCGTGATGCTCGTGCCCGGCGGTGCGGCGGACCTGCCGTGGGACTATCCCCTGCCGTTCGTCGTGCCGGTGGTGCCCGAGGCCACCGACATCGACGGGCTGCGGCACACCAACAACGCGATCTACGTGAACTGGTGCGAGATGGCCGGCTGGGCGCACTCCGAGGCACTTGGGCTCTCAGTGGCGGACTATCAGCGGCTCAACCGTGCGATGGTCATTCGCAAGGCGGAGTACGAATACCTGCTGCCCTCGCTGCTGGGCCAGCAACTGGCCCTGGGAACCTGGATCACGGCCAGCGATGGCAAGCTCACGATGGAGCGGCGCTTCCAGTTGATCCGTGTGGCGGACCGTGTCGTCATCCTGCGGGGGCGCTGGGAGCTGGTGTGCGTGGAACTCGACAGCGGCAGGCCGCGTCGCCTGCCCGAGGTGTTTGCCGCCGTGTATCTGCCGGTGCTGGTGGCCGCCGCTCCCAAGGAGTGACCGAGCCGCGCCGTCAGCGGTGGCGGCTCTTCATGGCGCGCTCCACCTCGCGCTTGCCCTCGCGGTCCTTGATGGTGTCGCGCTTGTCGTGCTCGGCCTTGCCCTTGGCCAGCGCGATCTCGCATTTCACGCGGCCATCCTTCCAGTGCAGGTTCAGCGGCACCAGGGTGTAGCCCTTCTGTTCCACCTTGCCGATGAGGCGGCGGATTTCCTCCTTGTGCAGCAGCAGCTTCTTGATGCGCGCGGCGTCCGGGCTGACGTGGGTGGAGGCGGTCTTGAGTGGGTTGATCTGGCAGCCAATCAGGAACAGCTCGCCCTCCTTGATGATCACATAGC belongs to Acidovorax sp. YS12 and includes:
- a CDS encoding OmpA family protein, coding for MKKLNKVAMLFASAVIATAAGAQTVDNWKNGSGELVWKNGTNELCWRDANWTPATAAEGCDGALVKAAEAPAPVAQPAPTAKPAPAPAPAPVASSKVTYAADAFFDFDKAVLKPEGKAKLDDLVSKVKDINLEVIIAVGHTDSIGSDAYNQKLSVRRAEAVKAYLVSKGIEKNRVYTEGKGKKQPVADNKTKEGRAKNRRVEIEVVGTRAAK
- a CDS encoding enoyl-CoA hydratase/isomerase family protein yields the protein MMEMTGDVIAEVRGQVGCITLNRPKALNALSLGMVRDLMATLLAWRNDPRVLAVAIRGSNKEGPFGAFCAGGDIRFLHQAGSQGNPQIEDFFTEEYALNHLIHQYGKPYIAFMDGIVMGGGMGISQGGSVRVVTERTKMAMPETAIGLFPDVGGGYFLSRCPGHVGEWLALTGETIGAGDAVAFGLADGCMPSGEQAALWEQLGSQNFADGKAVEHLVASKFIAADAQHTSARAEIDQYFGAASVADIVAALEASSSAWAQAAAVTLRKRSPLMLYVVLEQIRRARGIGLAADLRMERDMVRHCFHLRPGQSETLEGIRALAVDKDHSPKWQPARIEDVTPAMWQPFFDSPWPAHAHPLADLA
- a CDS encoding acyl-CoA thioesterase, translating into MLVPGGAADLPWDYPLPFVVPVVPEATDIDGLRHTNNAIYVNWCEMAGWAHSEALGLSVADYQRLNRAMVIRKAEYEYLLPSLLGQQLALGTWITASDGKLTMERRFQLIRVADRVVILRGRWELVCVELDSGRPRRLPEVFAAVYLPVLVAAAPKE
- the smpB gene encoding SsrA-binding protein SmpB, translated to MAKKPDTSSRIADNKKAAYNYFFEERHEAGMVLHGWEVKALREGKVQLTDGYVIIKEGELFLIGCQINPLKTASTHVSPDAARIKKLLLHKEEIRRLIGKVEQKGYTLVPLNLHWKDGRVKCEIALAKGKAEHDKRDTIKDREGKREVERAMKSRHR